In the Nerophis ophidion isolate RoL-2023_Sa linkage group LG01, RoL_Noph_v1.0, whole genome shotgun sequence genome, one interval contains:
- the LOC133561534 gene encoding ectonucleoside triphosphate diphosphohydrolase 7-like gives MARITLWCLPASWYCSVAPRQKLLLILATSALLLLGSYQKHLWGLQRPHGARVSKYLSSVESMEATDVLDSALNYGVVVDCGSSGSRVFVYYWPPHNGNAHTLLDIRQMRDLDRKPVVKKIKPGISTLAPAPTQASDYLHPLLSFAAAHVPRSKHKETPLYILCTAGMRLLPDSRQAAILEDLVTDVPLDFDFLFSRSHAEVISGKQEGVYAWIGINFVLGRFDHAEEGEDATVEVTTGSQHQRPISRRRTVGIMDMGGASLQIAYEVPSALSFNSPQEEEAGKSVLAEFNLGCDVEHTQHVYRVYVTTFLGFGGNMARQRYEDHLINTRFLSTQTGATEDAPYLDPCLPSALSERVVRDNRTLHLRGQGDWARCLGAVRPFLGLHNATMSAAGGVYQAPINFSNSEFYGFSEFYYCMEDVLRMGGHYDSARYSRAATDFCATKWSTLKRRLDDKLFSQQADINRLKSQCFKSAWMYQVLHAGFRFPADYRSLRTAQLVYDKEVQWTLGAILFKTRFLPLRDLQQEALRQNHPSWLRSSFLYNHHLLSLCILVVLLAILLYILRLRRIHQREQRQIDALDLLWAEEGETLLP, from the exons ATGGCAAG GATCACTTTGTGGTGTCTGCCGGCGTCCTGGTACTGCAGCGTGGCCCCCAGGCAGAAGCTGCTCCTCATCCTGGCCACGTCTGCCCTGCTGCTCCTGGGGTCCTACCAGAAGCATCTGTGGGGCCTCCAGAGGCCACACGGGGCCCGAGTCAGCAA GTACCTGTCCAGCGTGGAGTCCATGGAGGCCACGGACGTCCTGGACTCCGCCCTCAACTACGGCGTGGTGGTGGACTGCGGCAGCAGCGGCTCCCGCGTCTTCGTCTACTATTGGCCGCCGCACAACGGCAACGCCCACACGCTGCTGGACATCCGCCAGATGAGGGACCTCGACCGAAAACCCGTCGTCAAGAAGATCAAACCAG GAATCTCCACGCTGGCGCCGGCGCCCACGCAGGCCAGCGACTATCTGCATCCTCTGCTGAGCTTCGCCGCCGCCCACGTGCCACGGAGCAAGCACAAGGAGACGCCGCTCTACATCCTGTGCACGGCGGGCATGAGGCTGCTCCCCGACAG CCGGCAGGCGGCCATCTTGGAGGACCTGGTCACCGACGTGCCGCTGGACTTTGACTTCCTGTTCTCCCGCTCGCACGCCGAGGTCATCTCGGGGAAGCAGGAAG GCGTCTACGCTTGGATCGGCATCAACTTCGTGCTGGGACGCTTTGACCACGCCGAGGAGGGCGAGGACGCCACGGTGGAGGTGACCACCGGCTCGCAGCACCAGCGGCCAATCAGCCGGCGCCGCACGGTGGGCATCATGGACATGGGCGGGGCCTCGTTACAGATCGCCTACGAGGTGCCCAGCGCCCTCAGCTTCAACTCCCCGCAGGAG GAGGAGGCGGGTAAGAGCGTGCTGGCGGAGTTCAACCTGGGCTGCGACGTGGAGCACACCCAGCACGTGTACCGGGTCTACGTCACCACCTTCCTGGGCTTCGGAGGCAACATGGCCCGCCAGCGCTACGAGGACCACCTGATCAACACCAG GTTTCTAAGCACTCAGACGGGCGCGACGGAGGACGCCCCCTACCTGGACCCCTGCCTGCCCTCGGCCTTGTCGGAGCGGGTGGTCCGGGACAACCGCACGCTGCACCTGCGGGGTCAGGGCGACTGGGCCCGCTGTCTGGGCGCCGTCAGACCCTTCCTGGGCCTACACAACGCCACCATGTCGGCGGCGGGGGGCGTGTACCAG GCGCCCATCAACTTCAGCAACAGCGAGTTCTACGGCTTCTCCGAGTTCTATTACTGCATGGAGGACGTGCTGCGCATGGGCGGACATTACGACAGCGCCAGATACTCCCGCGCCGCCACC GACTTCTGCGCCACCAAGTGGTCGACGCTGAAACGACGTCTGGACGACAAGCTCTTCTCCCAGCAGGCGGACATCAACAGACTCAA GTCTCAGTGCTTCAAGTCGGCCTGGATGTACCAGGTGCTGCACGCCGGATTCCGCTTCCCCGCCGACTACCGCAGTCTGAGGACTGCCCAGCTGGTCTACGACAAGGAGGTGCAGTGGACTCTGGGCGCCATCTTGTTCAAGACCCGCTTCCTGCCTCTCAG AGATCTCCAGCAGGAGGCGCTGCGCCAGAACCATCCCAGCTGGCTGCGCTCCTCCTTCCTGTACAACCACCACCTCTTGTCCCTCTGCATCCTGGTGGTGCTGCTCGCCATCCTGCTCTACATCCTGCGCCTGCGACGCATACACCAGCGTGAGCAGCGGCAGATCGACGCCCTCGACCTCCTCTGGGCCGAGGAGGGCGAGACGCTCCTGCCTTGA
- the LOC133561549 gene encoding mitoferrin-2-like — protein sequence MEADGFVSRRRSLEAPGVDSRVAGVATGAEIRWLGGRLLGTGGGFVGVLPSRVSSEQSFALALHRATPGSSSSSTQAEVDYEGLPQGATTGTHMLAGAVAGIMEHCVMYPVDCVKTRMQSLHPEPGARYRNVMDALRQIVRTEGVWRPIRGVNVLAVGAGPAHALYFACYEKIKVALSDAVHPGANSHFANGVAGCMATVLHDAVMNPAEVVKQRIQMFNSPYRGVLDCVGATLRQEGAAAFYRSYTTQLTMNVPFQALHFMTYEYLQEALNPHRHYHPSSHVVSGALAGALAAAATTPLDVCKTLLNTQEVAAVQVGGAATTTTAGRSISGLAEAFRMVYRTGGVGAFFKGVQARVIYQMPSTAISWSVYEFFKYAITKRQHERRLRGDADK from the exons ATGGAAGCGGACGGCTTCGTGTCCCGGCGGAGGTCCCTGGAAGCGCCTGGGGTCGACAGCCGGGTCGCAGGCGTTGCCACTGGGGCGGAGATCCGATGGCTGGGCGGCAGACTTCTGGGCACCGGCGGAGGCTTCGTCGGGGTGTTGCCGTCAAGAGTGTCCAGCGAGCAGAGCTTCGCCCTGGCGTTGCACCGGGCGACACCGGGCAGCTCGTCGTCTTCTACCCAGGCGGAAGTGGACTATGAAGGGCTGCCTCAGGGGGCCACCACCGGGACTCACATGCTGGCGGGAGCCGTGGCGGGCATCATGGAGCACTGCGTCATGTACCCCGTCGACTGTGTCAAG ACGCGCATGCAGAGCCTGCACCCCGAGCCGGGCGCGCGCTATCGCAACGTGATGGACGCCCTGCGGCAGATCGTGCGCACCGAGGGCGTGTGGCGGCCCATCCGAGGCGTCAACGTGCTGGCGGTGGGGGCGGGGCCCGCCCACGCGCTCTACTTCGCCTGCTACGAGAAGATCAAGGTCGCGCTCAGCGACGCCGTCCACCCGGGCGCCAACAGCCACTTTGCCAACG GAGTGGCGGGCTGCATGGCCACCGTGCTCCATGACGCCGTCATGAACCCAGCTGAAG tggtCAAGCAGCGCATTCAGATGTTCAACTCCCCTTACCGCGGCGTGCTGGACTGCGTGGGCGCCACACTGCGCCAGGAGGGGGCGGCGGCGTTCTACCGCAGCTACACCACCCAGCTGACCATGAACGTGCCCTTCCAGGCGCTCCACTTCATGACCTACGAGTACCTGCAGGAGGCGCTCAACCCGCACAGACACTACCACCCCTCCTCCCACGTGGTGTCGGGGGCGCTGGCCGGCGCGCTGGCCGCCGCCGCCACCACGCCGCTCGACGTGTGCAAGACGCTGCTCAACACGCAGGAAGTGGCCGCCGTGCAGGTGGGTGGCGccgccaccaccaccaccgccGGCCGCAGTATCTCCGGCCTGGCCGAGGCCTTTCGGATGGTATACAGGACGGGCGGCGTGGGGGCTTTCTTCAAGGGCGTCCAGGCCCGCGTCATCTACCAGATGCCGTCCACGGCAATCAGCTGGTCCGTCTACGAGTTCTTCAAGTACGCCATCACCAAGCGGCAGCACGAAAGGCGACTGCGCGGGGACGCCGACAAATGA